A window from Candidatus Woesearchaeota archaeon encodes these proteins:
- a CDS encoding 30S ribosomal protein S27ae, with product MAEQKSEKKSEKKKAKTTKVYSYYTASGSSLERKKRTCPKCGDGFFMSEHKDRFSCGKCGYTEFKKQ from the coding sequence ATGGCTGAACAGAAAAGCGAAAAGAAGTCTGAAAAGAAGAAGGCAAAAACAACCAAGGTGTATTCCTACTATACCGCATCCGGCTCAAGCCTTGAAAGGAAAAAGAGGACATGCCCCAAGTGCGGAGACGGCTTTTTCATGTCCGAGCACAAAGACAGGTTTTCCTGCGGCAAGTGCGGATACACTGAGTTCAAGAAGCAGTGA